The genomic DNA CGCGGGTGGCAGTTCTGCTTCGAGTAGGCGATGTACTTCCGCAGGAGGTCGGCGTCGATCTCCGGATCGACCTGCTCGGTCATCTCGTCGATCTCGTCGGCGCTGACCTCGAGCTGGTTCATCTCCGCTCGCTGCGTGGTCAACTCACCCGCGTAGTTGGTCGTGATGATGTGTTCGGCGAGGTTGCGGTCTTTCTCCTCGTCGGGGGTGTCCGTGACCGTGAAGATCAGGTCGAACCGCGAGATCAGTGCCGGCTCGAGGTCGATCTGCTCGCTGATCGGCTCGTACTGGTCGAAGCGGCCGTACTTGGGGTTGGCCGCGCCGAGCAGCGAACACCGGGACTTGAGCGTGGCGTTGATCCCCGCCTTCGAGACCGAGATCTTCTGTTGCTCGAGGGCCTCGTGCATGGCACTCCGATCTTCCGATCGCATTTTATCGAGTTCGTCGATGGCCGCGATCCCTTGATCGGCGAGGACGAGCGCGCCGGCCTCGAGACTCCACTGTTGGCCGTCGCCGAAGTCGTCGCGGACGGCGGCGGCCGTGAGACCCGCCGAGGACGAGCCCTTCCCGGAGGTGTAGACGGATCGTGGTGCGATGTTCTCGATGTAGCCGAGCATCTGGGAGTTGTGCGAGATAACTCCGTTCGAGACGTAGTTGTGAGTTCCTTCGACCTCGAGATCGTATACCCAGTCGTAGTCGGGCTCGACCGTCTCGAGCGAGACGATTCGATCGGTTTCAACTGTCCCGGATACGGTCACCGTTCCACCGTCAGTGAGGACGGGTTCCGTCCCTGCGGTCGACCGATCGAACGATTCTGGCCCCGTCTCTGCTATCGCGACCGGATCTCCGATCGAGAGTTCGTCGGCACGGGCCGGCTGGAAGCCACCGGAAGCAGGGACGAACAACGGATGCGATGGCGTCATCTCAAGTTCTCGTCCACTCGAGGTCCGAATCCGGTACATCTGATCGGGTGCTTCCCGTTTCCAGACTTTCGTCGCCCGTTGATGGGCAACCGATCCGTCGTTCTGCAGCGACGGTACCGGGATATCGATCTCGTCGTACCAGCCGTCGTCGATCGGTTTCGGATCGTCGAGGTTCGTCTCGACGAATTCGCGGATCGGGACGTCTCGTCCGTCCGCGAGTGTCACGTTGGTATCGCCGCTGACGCACTTCCCCGTACCCGGGTCCCCGATCAGGAGCATATGGAGGTCGCCCCGGATCCGCGAGCCGTCGGGCAACTGTTTCGTCACGCCCGAGAACAGCTGGAGGATCATCGCGAGCTTCTCCTGATCGTAGCCGTAGATGGAGGGCGCGATGGAGGCGACCATCTGCTCGTAGACATCGTCTCGGTTCGAAATCTCGTAGATCGCCTTCTTGTCCTCGTCGGTGATGTCCATGTCCTCGAACTGCTCTTCGTCGATCTCGACGGACATCCCCTCCATGTAGAAGTCGAAGACGGGCGATTTCTCCTGTTGGTCGCCCTGCTGCTCGAGCCGGAGGACTCCCGTCGCGGAGACGTGGTCGCCGGGGGTGACCTCGCCGGTGATGTCGTCTTCGATGTTGATGTCGAGTGACTGCGGGGTTTCCCCGCCGCGGAGCCCCTCGGGGCTCTCCTGAACGCGGAGTTTCTGCGAGTCGACGAACTCGGACTGGTCGAAATTGACGCGGAAGGGTCCCTGCCGTTCACAGCCCTGACACTCGTGGGGTTCCTGGAAGTCGCCGCTGGACTGGGGGACGCGGGTGAGCGTCCCACAGAGTTGGCACTCGAAGGCGGCCTCCTCGATCTTGGGGCGGACGTCGGTCGCTTTGCGGATGATGCCGCGGACCTGCACGAGGGAGTTCATGTCCCGGGCGCGGATCTCTCGGATCTCGGGGGACTCCGTGTCAGGGAGGTTCCGGACCCGGACGTGGGCCTGTCCGAGGCTCACGTCGATCGGGAGGTCGTAGAGTCGCAGCGCTTCCTCGGCGTAGCGCTGGAGCTGTTCTGGCTGGTTGATGAAGTCGTCCGCGAGGTCCGGATCGAACCGATAGAGATCCTGCCAGTCGACGTGGAGCGATCGCTGTTCGTTCGGATACCGCTGGGCAAGCTGCTTGATCTCGTTGTCGTAGTAGTTGCGAAAGAACTGCTCGAAAGAGTCGACGAGTTCTGAATTTCCCGCTTGCGCCATTGCACTGTCCTAGGGCTGCCGTCCAGTATAAATGGTCGTATACCGGGGTGAAATTGATCCGGTCGCACGGTGCTCGATGAGCGACAGTTGTCGGTGACACAGGCTGGCCCCCTTCGAGCCGGTCGAACGATCGATAGCTGCGGCGGTGTCCCCCTCCGCGTGACCGACTCGAGAAGCCAGCGGCCGATTTCGGAGTGCGTCGACCTGTCCCTGTATTCTGGGGTCGCGGTCGCGTCCGACACGCCGTGTCCCGTCGCCCGACCATGTGGCCACGCGGTGACTTTCGGCTCGGCGATAATGTAGCCACGGCCAATGCTTTTTGGGTACCAGCGGACGGACGGGAGCGGAGTGCGTTCGTGGACTTTCACGTCACCGATGCTATCGGCGGCGACGCCGAGCGTCGCGAGCCGCGTTGTGCATTCATGCACGGAAACGGTCAAGCGCGTCCCTCCGGTCACCGCACCGTTCGCGCTCGTCCGACTCGATACAGCGGCTCATTGCGACCCATCGTCCTCGCCGATCACTGCTCGAATAGCGCGTAGCCACAGCCCAATTTTGACTGACTTGCGGTGTCAGCAAGCGGGATTCTGATCGACTGACGTCCTATTCAGCGCTCAGGTCCACTCGGAGACCACCCGCCATCGGTCCGACTGCCCGGTCCTCGCGAGCGCGGCGACCATCTGGAGCGGTCCGAGGGCCCATACGCAAAGATCGGGGGCGTCGATCGCTCCTCCGGGCGACCACGACGTGTGGGGGAAAACGAGTAACGGACGCTGTTCCCGATCCCGATATGGCAGGTTTCGGGTCTACTCGTCCGTGGTCCGTGCCGACGGGGAGAGACGGCTATTTCGCTTCATTTCGACGTCCACGAACTCGACGTTCTCGGTCGTCGGTGCCGTCTTGTCCGTCCGATCCGATCCGCTGGCATCGTGTATTGCTGGCCCTTTCAGGGTGGGGCCGCCGGTCTTGAAGTGCGTGGGCGGCGGAGCCACGTCGTTGTCGGTCTCGTTTCGGCCGACGAACACGGTGTCTCTGGTCTCGGAGCCACCAAGCGCGAAGTGACCGATGTTGAAGTCCGCGACCACGCTGTCTTCCACGATCGACGTCTGGAATTCGGTCCAGATTCCCGAATGTTCGCATTTGTAGGCCGTAAAGCCCTTGATACGGTCGGTCCGTTCCTTCGGGATCTCGTCGGGGTCTATCTCCATCGGTTCGAGTTGCATCATCAGCCCGATCCCCTGACAGATGTGCTGGTAGTGTGACATTCTCCACGAACTCATGAGACTCTCGTCGTCGACGTCCCCGACGTATCCATCCAGTAGACTGTACGGACGAACGGAATAGGAGTGGGCGACGTTGTCTTCGAACTGAATGTCGAACTCGGCGGCGTCGAGTCCCACGTCCGACTCGTCGTGTCCGTCGTAGAAGAACCCTATCGCCCCGTATCCGCCAGCAGCGTGGTTACCCACCAGGGTGTTGCTGGGATTCGACAGCC from Natrinema salaciae includes the following:
- a CDS encoding ATP-binding protein; the protein is MAQAGNSELVDSFEQFFRNYYDNEIKQLAQRYPNEQRSLHVDWQDLYRFDPDLADDFINQPEQLQRYAEEALRLYDLPIDVSLGQAHVRVRNLPDTESPEIREIRARDMNSLVQVRGIIRKATDVRPKIEEAAFECQLCGTLTRVPQSSGDFQEPHECQGCERQGPFRVNFDQSEFVDSQKLRVQESPEGLRGGETPQSLDINIEDDITGEVTPGDHVSATGVLRLEQQGDQQEKSPVFDFYMEGMSVEIDEEQFEDMDITDEDKKAIYEISNRDDVYEQMVASIAPSIYGYDQEKLAMILQLFSGVTKQLPDGSRIRGDLHMLLIGDPGTGKCVSGDTNVTLADGRDVPIREFVETNLDDPKPIDDGWYDEIDIPVPSLQNDGSVAHQRATKVWKREAPDQMYRIRTSSGRELEMTPSHPLFVPASGGFQPARADELSIGDPVAIAETGPESFDRSTAGTEPVLTDGGTVTVSGTVETDRIVSLETVEPDYDWVYDLEVEGTHNYVSNGVISHNSQMLGYIENIAPRSVYTSGKGSSSAGLTAAAVRDDFGDGQQWSLEAGALVLADQGIAAIDELDKMRSEDRSAMHEALEQQKISVSKAGINATLKSRCSLLGAANPKYGRFDQYEPISEQIDLEPALISRFDLIFTVTDTPDEEKDRNLAEHIITTNYAGELTTQRAEMNQLEVSADEIDEMTEQVDPEIDADLLRKYIAYSKQNCHPRMTEAARNAIRDFYVDLRSKGTDEDAAVPVTARKLEALVRLSEASARVRLSDTVEQSDAERVIEIVRSCLQDVGVDPETGEFDADIVEAGTSKSQRDRIKNLKQLISDIEEEYDDGAPVDIVLERAEEVGMDHSKAEHEIDKLKQKGEVYEPSTDTLRTT